A portion of the Manihot esculenta cultivar AM560-2 chromosome 2, M.esculenta_v8, whole genome shotgun sequence genome contains these proteins:
- the LOC110605841 gene encoding protein NONRESPONDING TO OXYLIPINS 2, mitochondrial isoform X2 encodes MASSCNRFISRSSLSSLKSVIRSNAPKSPVIRSTISSSPSPHSPSSSLPRRFSFSSRAPSELGCVQSLLPLHSAVATARMTSCLSTTSRSCRALSQELGLSVPR; translated from the exons ATGGCCTCGTCTTGCAACAGATTCATCTCTAGATCATCCCTGTCGTCCCTTAAATCCGTCATCAGATCCAACGCTCCAAAATCTCCTGTTATCAGATCAACCATTTCGTCCTCTCCTTCTCCTCATTCCCCCTCCTCTTCCCTTCCTCGCcgcttctctttctcttccag GGCTCCGTCTGAGCTGGGATGCGTGCAGTCGCTGCTGCCGCTGCACAGCGCGGTGGCGACGGCGAGGATGACTTCATGCTTGAGCACGACATCAAGGAGTTGCCGAGCACTTTCACAGG
- the LOC110605841 gene encoding protein NONRESPONDING TO OXYLIPINS 2, mitochondrial isoform X4 — translation MASSCNRFISRSSLSSLKSVIRSNAPKSPVIRSTISSSPSPHSPSSSLPRRFSFSSRAPSELGCVQSLLPLHSAVATARMTSCLSTTSRSCRALSQGT, via the exons ATGGCCTCGTCTTGCAACAGATTCATCTCTAGATCATCCCTGTCGTCCCTTAAATCCGTCATCAGATCCAACGCTCCAAAATCTCCTGTTATCAGATCAACCATTTCGTCCTCTCCTTCTCCTCATTCCCCCTCCTCTTCCCTTCCTCGCcgcttctctttctcttccag GGCTCCGTCTGAGCTGGGATGCGTGCAGTCGCTGCTGCCGCTGCACAGCGCGGTGGCGACGGCGAGGATGACTTCATGCTTGAGCACGACATCAAGGAGTTGCCGAGCACTTTCACAGG
- the LOC110605841 gene encoding protein NONRESPONDING TO OXYLIPINS 2, mitochondrial isoform X1 — protein sequence MASSCNRFISRSSLSSLKSVIRSNAPKSPVIRSTISSSPSPHSPSSSLPRRFSFSSRAPSELGCVQSLLPLHSAVATARMTSCLSTTSRSCRALSQGTLCCTSPGL from the exons ATGGCCTCGTCTTGCAACAGATTCATCTCTAGATCATCCCTGTCGTCCCTTAAATCCGTCATCAGATCCAACGCTCCAAAATCTCCTGTTATCAGATCAACCATTTCGTCCTCTCCTTCTCCTCATTCCCCCTCCTCTTCCCTTCCTCGCcgcttctctttctcttccag GGCTCCGTCTGAGCTGGGATGCGTGCAGTCGCTGCTGCCGCTGCACAGCGCGGTGGCGACGGCGAGGATGACTTCATGCTTGAGCACGACATCAAGGAGTTGCCGAGCACTTTCACAGGGTACACTCTGCTGCACCTCTCCCGGCCTCTAG
- the LOC110605841 gene encoding protein NONRESPONDING TO OXYLIPINS 2, mitochondrial isoform X3 has protein sequence MASSCNRFISRSSLSSLKSVIRSNAPKSPVIRSTISSSPSPHSPSSSLPRRFSFSSRAPSELGCVQSLLPLHSAVATARMTSCLSTTSRSCRALSQDGVDGT, from the exons ATGGCCTCGTCTTGCAACAGATTCATCTCTAGATCATCCCTGTCGTCCCTTAAATCCGTCATCAGATCCAACGCTCCAAAATCTCCTGTTATCAGATCAACCATTTCGTCCTCTCCTTCTCCTCATTCCCCCTCCTCTTCCCTTCCTCGCcgcttctctttctcttccag GGCTCCGTCTGAGCTGGGATGCGTGCAGTCGCTGCTGCCGCTGCACAGCGCGGTGGCGACGGCGAGGATGACTTCATGCTTGAGCACGACATCAAGGAGTTGCCGAGCACTTTCACAGG